Below is a window of Halomicrobium mukohataei DSM 12286 DNA.
CGAGGCCGTCGTGGTCTTCGTCGCGGGCGTGGCGACACTGTCGGTGCTCCGACGGGAGGACTTCGCATGAGCGACGCCGAACAGCCCGGTCTGTACGTCGAGAGTACGGTCATCATGACTACGGTGCGGGTCGTCACCCCCTTCATCCTCACCTTCGGCCTCTTCATCATGTTCCACGGGGCCGACTCGCCCGGCGGCGGGTTCCAGGGCGGCGTCATCGCGGGCTCAGTCGTGATGATGCTGGCGTTCGCCTACGGGATCGAGGCCACGCGAGACTGGCTCGACAGTCGGCTCGTCGTGGCGATCGCCTCGCTTGGCGTGCTCACGTTCGCCGGGATCGGGCTCGGATCGATCCTGCTCGGTGGCACGTTCCTCGAATACCACCTGTACCCCATCGAGAAGGCCAGCAAGTACGGCATCGAGCTCGTCGAGCTGGGGATCGGCGGGATCGTCGCCAGCGTTATTATCGGTCTGTTTTTCGTGATCGCGGCCGGCTTCGGCCACGCGATCGACGGAGGTGACGAGTCGTGATCGACACGTTCCTGACACACTACAACTACTACGCGGTCGTCGCGTTGCTCGGGATCGGCGTCTACATGCTCGTCGAGTCGAGCAACCTCGTGAAGAAAGTCATCGGGATGAACGTCTTCCAGACGGGGATCTTCCTGTTCTTCGTGACGACGGCCTACCGGAGCGGTGCCGGTCCGGCCGTCGTCTACGAGGGGGCGGGCCCGTACGTCAGTCCGCTCCCGCACGTGCTGATCCTGACCGCGATCGTCGTCGGCGTGAGCCTGACGGCCGTCGCGCTCGCCCTGATCGTCCGCATCTACGCGGAGTACGGGACGCTCGACGAGGAGGTGCTGCGAGAACTCGACCATGATTGAACACGCTCCTGTCCTTGTGATCGCGCTGCCGATCGTCGGCGGCGCGCTCCCGCTACTGTTCGGACTGTTCACCGACCGTCTCGGCTGGCCGATCGCGACGGTAACGCTGTTGGGCCAGACCGTCCTCGCCGTCGCACTGGCGATGACGGTGGTCGACGGCGGCGCGGTGTCGTACGTCCCGGGCGGGTTCGTCGCCCCCTACGGGATCGAACTGGTCGTCGACGGGCTCTCGGCGGTGGTGCTCGTCCTGATCGCCGCCGTCTCCCTTGGCGTGCTCGCGTACGCTCGTCGGGCGGGGCCTCACGCGGACAGCTTCTACGCCCAGTACCTGCTGCTGGTCGCAGGCCTCTCCGGGATGACCGCCACCGGCGACGTGTTCAACCTCTACGTCTTCCTGGAGATCACGGGACTGGCCGCCTACGGCCTCGTCGCGAGCGGCCGGTCTGCCAGTGCCGCCGTGGCCGCGCTGAAGTACCTCATCGTCGGGACGATCGGCGCGTCGCTGTACCTGCTCGGTGCGGGCTACCTGCTCGCGGCGACGGGAACGCTCAACATGGCCGATCTGGCGGGCAAGCTCGCCGAGGCGGGCTACGGCTCCACGCTCGTGCTGACGGCCTTCGGACTGATGGTCGGCGGGCTGGCGGTCAAGGTCGCGCTCTACCCGCTGCACACGTGGCAGC
It encodes the following:
- a CDS encoding cation:proton antiporter subunit C; amino-acid sequence: MIDTFLTHYNYYAVVALLGIGVYMLVESSNLVKKVIGMNVFQTGIFLFFVTTAYRSGAGPAVVYEGAGPYVSPLPHVLILTAIVVGVSLTAVALALIVRIYAEYGTLDEEVLRELDHD
- a CDS encoding Na(+)/H(+) antiporter subunit B, translated to MSDAEQPGLYVESTVIMTTVRVVTPFILTFGLFIMFHGADSPGGGFQGGVIAGSVVMMLAFAYGIEATRDWLDSRLVVAIASLGVLTFAGIGLGSILLGGTFLEYHLYPIEKASKYGIELVELGIGGIVASVIIGLFFVIAAGFGHAIDGGDES